Genomic segment of Polynucleobacter necessarius:
GGCTGCCCGTCTAATGAGGTTTGTAGCCTGATCTAGAGCGAAATCAGCCTGCGGGCGGTTACAATCTTGTTTTTGATAAAAACCGCAGAAAATCAGCTCTGCACCCAGGAATAGCAAGATGAAAACAGCACAAGAACTCCGCGTTGGTAACGTAGTAATGATCGGCACCGATGCCATGGTCGTTTTAAAAGCAGAATACAGCCGCTCAGGCCGCAACTCTTCAGTTGTAAAAATGAAATTTAAGAACTTGTTAACCGGCGCACCTAATGAAGGTGTTTACAAAGCTGATGACAAGTTCGATGTAGTGATCCTCGACAAGAAAGACTGCGCCTACTCTTACTTCGCAGATCCAATGTATGTATTTATGGACGGCGACTACAACCAGTACGAAGTTGAAGCTGAATTCATGGGTGATGCATTG
This window contains:
- the efp gene encoding elongation factor P, giving the protein MKTAQELRVGNVVMIGTDAMVVLKAEYSRSGRNSSVVKMKFKNLLTGAPNEGVYKADDKFDVVILDKKDCAYSYFADPMYVFMDGDYNQYEVEAEFMGDALHYLEESMPCEVVFYEGKALSVAMPNSLVREIIYTEPAVKGDTSSGKVLKTAKLATGYELQVPLFCNTGDKIEIDTRTGEYRSRAN